TCAATCATGGAAGGACCACAAAATACACCCATATTTGTTTTTGCAACATCtatgtaatttatatataatcttaGTTAAAGTGAGTTCTAAGTCATGTTTCCATCTGAGGTTTAAAATTATACTACAATTAAAGGAGACAAAATGAcaccaaaattaattaattaaatgagaagaaagaaaatgtAATTTAACTGAATTTTTGAggagatttatattaaaatgataaattaattgttattcaaactttaaatttaaaaattcatttcaCGTATACGATTATTGAACTTTTCATTTCATAAACAATTCTGAAATACAATGTtgttgtaaatattttaaattgtgaATTTTTAAACGAATTTAAATTGTTTGGACatagttacaaaaataaaaatctaaatctcATAGTTTTAAACGaaattttagaattatttaacaaaaatcacattaaaCTCTCTAATTCATATAAAACTCAGTAAAACTGTGTCCAATTCGTATAATAGTTTTGCTATAAACATATGTTTCCATTTtgctttaaaaaattattaaatttattactaGATTGTTTATAGTTCCTAAAATTTCAGTGCATCTGGTCTCTACTCCAAAAACTGTCTGCAGTCGCTGAAACGTCAAACACTAGCGTCTGGTGCCTTgcgttggtttggtttggtttgatttacTGCCGTTTGTATGTCCACCCTTATTGGAAGATACTTAAACTCATTAGCCTCCTCAACATTTAAATCCTAGGACGAATATGGAGACAAGGTTTTAAAATGTTTGCAGAAACCACCCTTCCTCTTTATCTTCGACCTCAATGATCTCTGGTACACGAGCTTGAATGATCTGATCTCGAGTTCCGATGGCTTTGGTTCGTTGTTTTTCACCACTTACAATCACAAGGCAGGTTTCTCTTGTTGGAAATGGATTCTTCAAACATAGCCATTCGAAATGAGCTCGTGAAAAGAGCAGCTTCGATGCGTCTTCAGTCTTCTACGATTGTATCTGCTACTGACACCAACTGGTTTAAGAATTTCTGTTTGAAGGCAAAGCATCAGGCGGCTGCTTGTCTCAGACCGGTCTACCGGATTCTAACGTTTGGTTTTAGCTAAGAGATGTAATAGAAAGGGTGATCCCATcttgtaaatgtgtaaatacTTAGATAAACAATCAGACAAATTTTTCAAGCTTTTTCACTGCCATCTAAAAATATGAGAACCGGTCTATCAACATCATTATCATCGTAGAACTAAACATCATACAAGTGTTTCTCATATTTAACGTTTTTTCTTAGCTCGTTTGGAAGAAGTCCTCAACGTCTCTTTTCTCACATCATCTGTAGCTTTTGTGTCCAGAAACGGctgcacacacaaaaaaaaaagagagagggcAAAATCAACACAGGTTACAAGTTACAACACGTGAATCTAAGCCTTTTAAGCACACTTTGTTTTGCCACTGATGAGTTTCACCAATTTGGTCCCAAACACTGGTTTTACAACTTAAACATGTATGCTAACAAGTTCATACAAAAACAATGGGAACATAGGAAGAAACAAACGTGCTCTACTGGTCCTATTCTTCATAAAGAATAGAGAGTGAGACAAGATTGTTCAAACCTCGTCCTTTCTCTTTTGGAGGTCAAGAAGTTCTCGGCAATAAGCAAGACACTCAGCCTGGTAAGCTGCAGCTAAATCCTTAATCAAAGCTTTCCTCTTGATGATCCCAACCACTTTCACaacaacagagagagagagagagagagtcaagaaagcattttttttagcaaaaacaCAGAGCAAGCTGGTGAATGAATCATGATCCTAAACACATTAATGAATGTTCTAATCAATCAATTGCAGATCTGATTCTCTAACTATCAAAGCTAAAGTTACGATCTTTCGAAAACCCAACAGCAAAAGGAACGACCTTTGGGTACAATTAACAATGGCGGAGAGGAAGGAGTAGAAAGCAAACCCTAGAAATCAATTTGATGTTGCAGAATAAATTGGGGAAATTAGAGAATTACTTCGACTAGGATCGAATGTAGCCGGCGGGGGATCTTCGGGTTTTGATGGAGGTTCCGGCGGAGAGGGACGAGTAGGTTCCGGTGTAGTTCGCTTCTCTTCTTCCGCCATTGAAGGAGTTTCTTTTCCTCAcagagtttttttcttctttttttgctttttgtttataaatgtaAACCTTCAATTTCCATTTGTCACTCACCACCATGATGTAACTTTGAAATATActttttgacaaaaataaaatataattaaaatatctgaATATGTAATTTTCTTACAAATGTACGTGTTAGTCTATAGTGGACTGCATAATACAATTTACATCTAAATTTAGTATAACTAGATTTTGCTGTAAAGAAAACACCTAAAAATAGTGtagttgatttattttattctggGTGTGTCTTGAACCTCTTCTAAGTTTGACACAAGATATTGTTAAGAGACTAACTGGtgtctttatatttttagatatttgacattttaccatttttatatAACCGTAGTAAAGTCTTATTAATCTTCTCTGtgtatatataaaccaataatcAGATCTTACACACAACACCttaatcttctttttgttttctctgcCCATTTCAAGACGTCAAGAAAACTTATATTAaatcacaaaacttttaaaattgcATCGTTATATGGCGAATGAGATGAGGTTTATTCAGACATGGGGAGAGGTGGCACCTTCATTATCTCATCGGATTCAGCAGAGACGATTATCGAGAAGCAGTTCGCAGCCTAAGTTG
The Brassica napus cultivar Da-Ae chromosome A1, Da-Ae, whole genome shotgun sequence DNA segment above includes these coding regions:
- the LOC111212381 gene encoding uncharacterized protein LOC111212381, with amino-acid sequence MAEEEKRTTPEPTRPSPPEPPSKPEDPPPATFDPSRMVGIIKRKALIKDLAAAYQAECLAYCRELLDLQKRKDEPFLDTKATDDVRKETLRTSSKRAKKKR